One window of Oncorhynchus gorbuscha isolate QuinsamMale2020 ecotype Even-year unplaced genomic scaffold, OgorEven_v1.0 Un_scaffold_2135, whole genome shotgun sequence genomic DNA carries:
- the LOC124025027 gene encoding LOW QUALITY PROTEIN: probable methyltransferase-like protein 25 (The sequence of the model RefSeq protein was modified relative to this genomic sequence to represent the inferred CDS: inserted 2 bases in 1 codon), with amino-acid sequence MAYSIHSLEAIQKKIDAVKLFLSVSLSIANAHTVDFYTCDVWDQFMAVPPVEVLTEITLNGDHKRAPEHYLNHGSGTTKKITFGFCDDSKRLVDVAELLEAAYAHSLPGLGVCVGRTELLQSLRHTDNAQPLEEVPAAVVESDEFMNSKKSHEVQAMSEVVNSLAQRCRVKQVIDVGSGKGYLCSFLSLQYGLQVYGIDSSSVNTHGAQERNRKLKKYSRAYQRHSKANRTPTVMPPSGQEDLEDIAPEDNSLPESDQSDPASAPEDPFLSALCVGMVEPTSPGXSPSELSLEERERRKRENLERKARSWVNSGGMGSGMLYSPLTSYVTAETELKEIIGELEDAVMVGLHTCGDLAPSTLRMFVAKRELLSVCSVGCCYHLLSEEFDPTRQECPSSSVCGFPLSGYLREQSWFCGRNARMSACLALERVAKGQGIQMESLFYRAVLHVILRDHYSSFKSEKRVGNVYSKATSFVDYVWRALRRLELDESKLSDSVIQGYHDTYRPRMVEMEAFNMLKVTLAPCIEGLILLDRLCYLKEQEDVAFSTLVQLFDPLLSPRCYGVVGVKAPGTELSE; translated from the exons ATGGCATATTCCATTCATTCTCTGGAAGCGATTCAGAAAAAAATAGATGCTGTTaaactcttcctctctgtttcactgAGCATCGCCAATGCCCACACTGTGGATTTCTACACTTGCGATGTATGGGACCAGTTCATGGCTGTGCCACCCGTGGAGGTCTTGACAGAGATCACTTTGAATGGTGACCACAAGAGGGCGCCAGAACACTACTTAAATCATGGCAGTGGTACCA CCAAGAAGATCACCTTTGGTTTCTGTGATGATAGTAAGCGCCTGGTGGATGTAGCTGAGCTCTTGGAGGCTGCCTATGCCCACTCCCTGCCTGGCCTCGGGGTCTGTGTGGGCCGCACAGAGCTACTGCAATCCCTCAGACACACTGACAACGCTCAACCCCTGGAGGAAG TTCCAGCTGCTGTGGTGGAGAGTGATGAGTTTATGAACTCCAAGAAGTCCCACGAGGTGCAGGCCATGTCAGAGGTGGTGAACAGCCTAGCCCAGCGCTGCCGGGTCAAACAG GTGATTGATGTGGGCTCGGGGAAAGGTTACCTGTGCTCCTTCCTGTCGCTGCAGTACGGCCTCCAGGTGTACGGCATCGACTCGTCCAGCGTCAACACGCACGGCGcccaggagaggaacaggaagctCAAGAAGTACTCCCGGGCCTACCAGAGGCACAGCAAAGCCAATAGAACTCCGACAGTGATGCCCCCCTCAGGCCAGGAGGACTTGGAGGATATTGCACccg AGGACAATTCCCTTCCAGAGTCGGACCAAAGTGACCCAGCCTCAGCTCCAGAGGATCCTTTTCTCAGTGCCCTGTGTGTGGGCATGGTGGAGCCCACCTCCCCCGG TTCCCCCAGTGAGTTGagcctggaggagagggagaggaggaagagggagaacctggagaggaAGGCCAGGAGCTGGGTTAACAGTGGTGGCATGGGCAGCGGCATGCTGTACTCACCTCTGACCTCCTACGTTACCGCGGAGACGGAGCTCAAGGAAATTATTGGGGAGTTAGAG GATGCGGTCATGGTTGGTCTGCACACGTGTGGAGACCTGGCGCCCAGCACCCTGCGCATGTTTGTGGCCAAACGGGAGCTCCTCTCCGTCTGCAGCGTTGGCTGCTGCTACCACCTTCTCTCTGAGGAGTTTGATCCCACCAGACAAG aGTGTCcaagcagcagtgtgtgtggtttCCCCCTGAGTGGCTACCTGAGGGAGCAGTCCTGGTTCTGTGGCAGAAATGCCAGGATGTCAGCGTGTCTG GCTTTGGAGAGAGTTGCCAAGGGCCAAGGG ATTCAGATGGAGTCACTCTTCTATAGGGCCGTCCTCCATGTGATTCTCAGGGATCACTACAGCTCCTTTAAAAG CGAGAAGCGTGTGGGGAACGTTTACTCCAAGGCCACCTCGTTCGTGGACTACGTCTGGAGAGCCCTCCGGAGGCTGGAGCTGGATGAGTCAAAG CTCTCTGACAGTGTCATACAGGGTTACCACGACACATACCGACCCAGGATGGTTGAGATGGAGGCCTTTAACATG CTGAAGGTGACTTTGGCTCCCTGCATCGAGGGTCTGATTCTCCTGGACCGCCTCTGCTACCTGAAAGAGCAG GAAGACGTGGCGTTCTCCACTCTGGTGCAGCTCTTTGATCCTCTGTTGTCGCCGCGCTGTTACGGAGTTGTCGGAGTGAAGGCACCTGGGACGGAGTTGTCAGAGTGA
- the LOC124025028 gene encoding thyroid transcription factor 1-associated protein 26 homolog: MAPPAQQKMKTKGTFDGKRANRNQPYNRPGGKKKWVSEHKVFDGSIGEGQGFAFKRKEKVKHEYNKLLRKERRKNTEVKTQYTEQYPEHLRHLYEAEAEKLRNEVKTNRINRTKARMAGGGGPVEEEAAPMAVKEAPTDLATAIDPAEDISSDKTDSAPQPTPAVAASKNDSLPMSNRSKKKMLRKTSYQKTKEEFESVKEKQKNKKEEFLKNKEQKEEAIKKYKQKKMETFQMLSKKTKKGQPNLNLQMEYLLQKIQGTGPGK; the protein is encoded by the exons ATGGCACCACCAGCACAGCAGAAAATGAAGACAAAGGGCACATTTGACGGAAAACGTGCCAATAGAAACCAACCCTACAATCGACCAGGGGGCAAGAAGAAGTGGGTCTCTGAGCACAAAGTATTCGACGGCAGTATTGGAGAAG GCCAGGGCTTTGCCTTCAAAAGGAAGGAGAAAGTGAAACATGAATACAACAAACTGCTacggaaggagaggaggaagaacacAGAGGTCAAAACCCAATATACAGAACAGTACCCCGAACATCTGAGGCATCTCTACGAGGCTGAGGCCGAGAAACTGAGGAATGAGGTTAAGACGAACAGAATCAACAGAACCAAAGCTAGGATGGCTGGCGGTGGTGGTCCAGTAGAGGAGGAAGCAGCTCCCATGGCTGTGAAGGAAGCCCCCACGGACCTAGCTACAGCCATAGACCCTGCAGAGGACATCTCCTCTGACAAGACTGACTCTGCCCCACAGCCCACTCCAGCAGTTGCGGCCTCAAAGAATGACAG TCTACCCATGAGTAACCGGAGTAAAAAGAAAATGCTGAGGAAGACTTCCTATCAGAAAACAAAAGAGGAGTTTGAAAGTGTTAAAGAAAAGCAGAAGAATAAGAAAGAG GAGTTTTTGAAGAACAAGGAGCAGAAAGAAGAAGCTATCAAGAAGTACAAACAGAAGAAAATGGAGACATTTCAGATGCTGAGCAAAAAGACGAAGAAGGGACAGCCCAACCTGAACCTCCAGATGGAATACCTGCTCCAGAAGATTCAAGGGACCGGGCCGGGAAAATGA